Proteins encoded together in one Lysinibacillus sp. FSL K6-0232 window:
- a CDS encoding acyl-CoA dehydrogenase — protein MNFELTKEQAMIRDMVRDFAENEIKPYAREVDETSTMRIESFKKMAKLGLLGIPFPEEYGGSGGDTVSYALAVEEIGRACGGTGLSYAAAVSLGASPIYNFGTEEQKQEWLVPLAKGETLGAFGLTEPNAGSDAGGTRTTAVIDGDDYVINGEKCWITNAGYARQVIVTAVTGKRENGKKIISSIIVPTNTPGITINCNYDKMGVRGSNTCEIILQNVRVPRANLLGDEKRGFSQFLSTLDGGRISIAALSVGIAQAAYEKALRFAKEREQFGAPISKLQAIQFKLADMAMEIELARTLVHKAAWLKDQKKPFGKEAAMAKLYASEMGFRTCNQAIQIHGGSGYMKEYDVERHLRDIKLMEIGEGTSEIQRLVISRLIGC, from the coding sequence TTCGTGATATGGTACGTGATTTTGCTGAAAATGAGATTAAACCGTATGCTCGTGAGGTTGATGAAACATCAACAATGAGAATAGAGAGCTTTAAAAAAATGGCGAAACTAGGCTTATTGGGTATTCCGTTTCCTGAGGAGTATGGTGGCTCAGGCGGTGATACGGTGTCCTATGCTTTAGCTGTTGAAGAAATTGGACGTGCATGCGGAGGCACAGGGCTAAGCTATGCAGCAGCAGTTAGCTTAGGTGCTTCACCAATTTATAACTTTGGCACAGAGGAACAAAAGCAGGAATGGCTTGTTCCATTAGCAAAGGGAGAAACGTTAGGAGCATTTGGTTTAACAGAGCCTAATGCAGGTTCAGATGCTGGTGGTACACGTACTACAGCAGTAATTGATGGGGATGACTATGTTATCAATGGAGAAAAATGCTGGATTACGAATGCAGGCTATGCTCGCCAAGTAATTGTTACCGCAGTAACGGGTAAACGTGAGAATGGTAAAAAAATTATTTCTTCTATTATTGTGCCAACGAATACACCAGGCATAACGATTAATTGTAACTATGACAAAATGGGTGTCCGCGGTTCCAATACATGTGAGATTATTTTGCAAAATGTTCGTGTACCAAGAGCCAACCTTTTAGGGGATGAAAAACGAGGCTTTAGCCAATTTTTAAGCACACTTGATGGTGGTCGTATTTCTATCGCAGCACTATCTGTTGGTATTGCACAGGCAGCTTATGAGAAGGCATTGAGATTTGCGAAAGAGCGTGAACAATTTGGTGCACCTATTTCAAAGTTACAGGCGATCCAATTCAAGCTAGCAGATATGGCGATGGAAATTGAGCTTGCCCGCACATTAGTACATAAGGCGGCATGGCTGAAGGATCAAAAGAAACCATTTGGTAAGGAAGCGGCTATGGCAAAGCTGTACGCTTCTGAAATGGGCTTCCGTACATGTAACCAAGCTATTCAAATTCATGGTGGCTCTGGTTATATGAAAGAATACGATGTAGAACGTCATTTGCGTGATATTAAGTTAATGGAAATCGGTGAAGGAACATCTGAAATTCAACGTCTTGTTATTTCTCGTCTAATTGGTTGTTAA
- a CDS encoding AMP-binding protein has protein sequence MAELVYQTIGQLLEEQAKKYPHNEALVYADRDVRMTYEQLNQQARLVARGLMALGIEKGEHIAVWTTNVPEWVQLQFGTGKMGAPIVTVNTNYRASELEYLLKQSDATTIFLIENYRDHSFINTLQELCPELEYCEPGHLQSERLPLLKNVILIGETKYPGMLNWSDVLAAAEQVTEEQLAEREQILHYDDVINIQYTSGTTGFPKGVMLTHYNLVNNAINIAECMHLTTQDRLCIPVPFFHCFGCVIGTLAITTSGGTMVPVQEFSPEEVLRTVQQERCTALHGVPTMFISELNLPNFEAFDLSTLRTGVMAGSNCPIEVMKAVIEKMGMEDITICYGQTEASPVITQTRTDDPLTLKVETVGRALPNLEVKIVVPGTTEEAPPNEQGELCTRGYHVMKGYYKNPEETALAIDQDGWLHTGDLATMDEAGYVRVTGRLKDMIIRGGENLYPREIEEFLYTHPKIADVQVAGVPDPVYGEEAAAWIILKKGEQATEQEIRDFCQGKISRHKIPRYIFFIDQYPMTASGKVQKYKLREDFVMTVK, from the coding sequence ATGGCAGAACTTGTGTATCAAACAATTGGTCAATTGCTAGAGGAGCAAGCTAAAAAGTATCCGCACAATGAGGCTTTAGTTTATGCAGATAGAGATGTTCGTATGACATATGAGCAGCTGAACCAGCAAGCTCGTTTAGTAGCGCGAGGCTTAATGGCACTAGGTATTGAAAAAGGAGAGCATATCGCGGTATGGACAACGAATGTTCCTGAGTGGGTGCAGCTTCAATTTGGTACAGGTAAAATGGGTGCGCCAATCGTTACCGTTAATACAAATTATCGTGCAAGTGAACTAGAGTATTTATTAAAGCAATCCGATGCAACAACGATTTTTTTAATTGAAAATTATCGAGACCATTCCTTTATCAATACACTGCAAGAGTTATGTCCAGAGCTTGAATATTGTGAACCAGGTCATTTGCAATCAGAGCGACTACCCCTATTAAAAAATGTAATTTTAATCGGTGAAACAAAGTATCCAGGCATGCTTAATTGGTCAGATGTCTTAGCTGCTGCTGAGCAAGTAACAGAAGAACAATTAGCAGAAAGAGAGCAAATCCTTCATTATGATGATGTCATTAATATTCAATATACATCAGGTACAACAGGCTTTCCAAAGGGTGTGATGCTGACGCATTATAACTTAGTAAATAATGCGATTAATATTGCAGAATGTATGCATTTAACCACACAAGATCGTTTATGTATTCCTGTTCCATTTTTTCACTGCTTCGGATGTGTTATTGGCACATTAGCCATTACAACAAGTGGTGGAACAATGGTGCCAGTGCAGGAGTTTTCACCTGAAGAGGTGCTCAGAACGGTTCAGCAAGAGCGATGTACAGCATTACATGGTGTGCCAACAATGTTTATTAGTGAGCTGAATTTACCAAACTTTGAAGCTTTTGATCTTTCCACATTGCGTACAGGGGTCATGGCAGGCTCTAACTGTCCGATTGAGGTAATGAAAGCTGTTATTGAGAAAATGGGCATGGAGGATATTACAATTTGCTATGGTCAAACAGAGGCATCACCAGTTATTACACAAACGAGAACAGATGACCCGCTAACATTAAAGGTAGAAACAGTTGGTAGAGCATTGCCAAATCTAGAGGTGAAAATTGTTGTGCCTGGTACAACAGAGGAAGCACCACCAAACGAGCAGGGAGAGCTATGCACAAGAGGCTATCATGTAATGAAGGGCTATTATAAAAATCCAGAGGAAACAGCTCTTGCTATTGATCAAGATGGCTGGCTGCATACAGGGGATTTAGCAACAATGGATGAAGCAGGCTATGTTCGTGTTACAGGTCGTTTGAAAGATATGATTATTCGTGGTGGTGAAAATTTGTATCCACGAGAAATTGAGGAGTTTCTTTATACACACCCAAAAATAGCAGACGTGCAAGTTGCTGGTGTGCCTGATCCTGTTTATGGAGAGGAAGCGGCAGCTTGGATTATTTTAAAGAAGGGCGAGCAGGCAACAGAGCAAGAAATTCGAGATTTTTGCCAAGGCAAAATTTCAAGACATAAAATTCCACGATATATTTTCTTTATCGATCAGTATCCAATGACTGCATCAGGAAAGGTGCAAAAATATAAATTACGAGAAGATTTTGTAATGACCGTTAAATAG
- a CDS encoding hydroxymethylglutaryl-CoA lyase, whose product MQLPKHVTIKEVGPRDGLQNEQAHIPTADKVQLVNLLSETGLQYIEVTSFVHPKWIPQLADAMEVLQAIKRNKDITYAALVPNMHGLERALQAEVDEVSIFMSASESHNKSNINKTIDETFPILEEVVVGAKAAKKTVRGYISTVIGCPYDGYIHPDKVLRVADRLLEMGVTEISLGDTIGVGVPTQVEFLLEELLKRYTAEHFAMHFHDTRGTALANMMKSLEMGVTKFDSALGGLGGCPYAKGASGNVATEDVLYLFDEMGIETGIDRQKVLEAALFIEQKLGKAVASKQMAIVRNERSAHQP is encoded by the coding sequence ATGCAGCTACCTAAGCATGTCACAATTAAAGAGGTAGGTCCCCGTGATGGCTTGCAAAATGAACAAGCGCATATTCCAACAGCAGATAAAGTACAGCTAGTCAATTTATTAAGTGAAACAGGCTTACAGTATATTGAGGTAACTTCATTTGTGCATCCGAAGTGGATTCCGCAATTGGCAGATGCTATGGAGGTGCTGCAAGCCATTAAAAGAAACAAGGATATTACCTATGCAGCGCTTGTGCCGAATATGCATGGCTTGGAACGTGCACTGCAGGCTGAAGTAGATGAAGTAAGCATTTTTATGTCCGCGAGTGAAAGCCATAACAAAAGTAATATTAATAAAACAATTGACGAAACATTTCCTATTTTAGAGGAAGTAGTAGTAGGGGCAAAGGCTGCAAAGAAAACAGTTCGTGGTTATATCTCAACAGTAATTGGCTGTCCTTATGATGGCTATATCCATCCTGATAAAGTGCTACGTGTAGCTGATCGATTATTAGAGATGGGTGTGACGGAAATCTCCCTTGGCGATACAATTGGCGTTGGCGTTCCAACTCAAGTCGAGTTTCTTTTAGAGGAGCTATTAAAAAGATATACTGCTGAACACTTTGCCATGCATTTTCACGATACACGCGGGACAGCACTCGCTAATATGATGAAATCTTTAGAGATGGGTGTTACCAAATTCGATAGTGCCCTTGGTGGCTTAGGAGGCTGCCCATATGCAAAGGGGGCATCGGGCAATGTAGCCACTGAGGATGTCTTATATTTATTTGATGAAATGGGCATTGAAACAGGCATAGACCGCCAGAAAGTGCTAGAGGCAGCACTCTTTATTGAACAGAAGCTAGGGAAGGCTGTTGCATCAAAGCAGATGGCTA
- a CDS encoding acetyl-CoA carboxylase biotin carboxylase subunit: protein MFNKVLIANRGEIARRVIRTCKRLDIQTVAIYSEADAESLHVKDADEAYCVGKPPVAQSYLNIDRILEIAQESGAEAIHPGYGLLSENADFARRCTEAGFVFIGPNADVIASMGSKLEARKTMKAAGVPIVEGVEAPVKDIVEATEIAERLGYPIMLKASAGGGGIGMQLVENAEELAKAFEGNQKRAQSFFGDGTMYMERFIANPHHVEVQIIADHQGNVVPLFERECSIQRRNQKVVEEAPSPFISQETREKMLEASVKAAKHIGYINAGTIEYLVDEQQNFYFLEMNTRLQVEHPVTEEITKLDLVEEQLKIAAKQTLTFTRESITKEGHAIEVRIYAENPSTFFPSPGTITALELPAGEGVRHECGVEAGSVVTPFYDPMISKLVVWGETRAIACERLIQALQAYKIEGIQTNIPMLLKTVTHEQFLQGNTTTKFVEQYYLPQLTETK, encoded by the coding sequence ATGTTCAACAAGGTATTAATTGCAAATCGTGGAGAAATTGCTAGACGTGTAATCAGAACATGCAAGCGCCTCGATATTCAAACGGTTGCAATCTATTCAGAGGCAGATGCTGAAAGCTTACATGTAAAGGATGCAGATGAGGCGTACTGTGTAGGGAAGCCTCCTGTTGCACAAAGCTACTTAAATATTGATCGTATTCTTGAAATTGCACAAGAGAGTGGCGCAGAGGCTATCCATCCTGGCTATGGCTTATTATCGGAGAACGCAGACTTTGCGAGGCGTTGTACAGAGGCAGGCTTCGTATTTATCGGACCGAATGCCGATGTAATAGCCTCGATGGGCAGTAAATTAGAAGCACGTAAAACAATGAAAGCTGCTGGTGTGCCTATTGTTGAGGGTGTGGAAGCACCTGTGAAAGATATAGTAGAAGCGACTGAAATTGCTGAGCGTCTAGGGTATCCAATTATGTTAAAAGCCTCTGCAGGCGGTGGTGGTATTGGGATGCAGCTTGTTGAAAATGCAGAGGAGCTTGCGAAAGCATTTGAGGGCAATCAAAAACGTGCACAGTCATTTTTCGGTGATGGCACAATGTATATGGAGCGCTTTATTGCCAATCCACATCATGTCGAGGTACAAATTATCGCAGATCACCAAGGAAATGTAGTGCCGTTATTTGAGCGTGAATGCTCTATTCAACGCAGAAATCAAAAGGTAGTAGAAGAAGCACCGTCACCGTTTATTTCACAGGAAACAAGAGAAAAAATGCTAGAAGCCTCCGTCAAGGCAGCGAAGCATATTGGCTATATTAATGCTGGCACAATCGAATATTTAGTAGATGAACAGCAAAACTTTTATTTCTTAGAAATGAATACAAGGCTGCAGGTGGAGCATCCAGTGACAGAGGAGATTACGAAGCTCGATTTAGTAGAGGAGCAATTAAAAATAGCCGCAAAACAGACTCTTACATTTACAAGAGAAAGCATTACTAAAGAAGGGCATGCAATAGAGGTACGGATATATGCTGAAAATCCCTCTACGTTTTTCCCATCTCCAGGTACGATTACGGCTCTTGAATTACCAGCAGGTGAAGGTGTTCGCCATGAATGTGGTGTAGAGGCAGGCTCAGTTGTAACACCGTTCTATGACCCAATGATTAGTAAATTGGTTGTGTGGGGAGAAACAAGGGCTATTGCTTGTGAAAGACTGATTCAAGCATTGCAAGCCTATAAAATAGAGGGCATTCAAACAAATATTCCAATGCTATTGAAAACTGTTACACATGAACAGTTTTTACAAGGCAATACAACAACTAAATTTGTGGAGCAGTATTATTTACCACAATTAACAGAAACAAAGTAA
- a CDS encoding acetyl-CoA carboxylase biotin carboxyl carrier protein subunit, giving the protein MATVKASMAGTVWKIVVAEGEQVTAGQDVVILESMKMEIPIAAEEDGVVTKIIANEGDFINVDDDILEIE; this is encoded by the coding sequence ATGGCAACAGTAAAAGCAAGCATGGCAGGGACAGTATGGAAAATCGTTGTAGCAGAGGGCGAGCAGGTGACAGCGGGGCAAGATGTAGTTATTTTAGAGTCAATGAAAATGGAAATTCCTATTGCGGCGGAAGAGGATGGCGTAGTGACAAAAATTATTGCCAATGAAGGGGACTTTATTAACGTCGATGACGATATTTTAGAAATTGAATAA